One part of the Salinivirga cyanobacteriivorans genome encodes these proteins:
- a CDS encoding YbjN domain-containing protein → MTDFEKVRDYLIELEYTIVHENPEEELFVVENEEAGINNLIIDCEEDILVIEQLIMELPENKGDVYKELLIKNREIVHGAFALDEHGEKLIFRDTLQLENLDLNELLGTLNSLELLLSEFGTRLIEISKLK, encoded by the coding sequence ATGACAGACTTTGAAAAAGTAAGAGATTACCTCATTGAGCTTGAATATACTATAGTTCATGAGAACCCAGAAGAAGAACTTTTTGTAGTTGAAAATGAAGAAGCCGGTATTAATAACCTTATCATCGATTGTGAAGAAGACATATTGGTTATTGAGCAGTTAATTATGGAGTTACCGGAAAATAAAGGAGATGTTTACAAAGAGTTGTTGATTAAAAACCGCGAAATTGTACATGGCGCATTTGCTTTAGATGAGCATGGCGAGAAACTCATTTTCAGAGATACTCTGCAACTTGAGAACCTGGATTTGAATGAATTGCTGGGGACACTAAACTCACTCGAACTACTGCTAAGTGAATTTGGTACAAGATTAATTGAAATTTCAAAACTAAAATAA
- a CDS encoding glycosyltransferase family 2 protein, which yields MITICIPVYNQRVYPLVNQLSRQIKNSSAQVDICLIDDASKAEIRELNRNECGNLTKIVELEENVGRAKIRNLFLKYVNSDYLLFLDNDIKIVKEKFIENYIKILKNKKNDVVVGGHKYQDEKPDRKYRLRWKYGQNREQVKAIKRNGNPYRSFITSNFLISRNVFDSVQFNESMTGYGHEDTLFGYELKKHNIKIAHIDNPVQKKYLDTNDEFLRKTNEGLISLTLLLKITKYDTDLITDIKLLNKYDSLTRSGAIMVFSLFFSVFSGLIKSFLSGGWVISLFLFDIYKLGTYHRIVKSRSER from the coding sequence ATGATCACGATCTGCATTCCTGTTTACAATCAGCGCGTATATCCCCTTGTCAATCAGCTTTCCCGACAAATAAAAAATAGCAGTGCACAGGTTGATATTTGCCTTATTGATGATGCTTCTAAGGCGGAAATTCGTGAATTGAACCGTAATGAGTGTGGAAATCTGACGAAAATTGTGGAGTTAGAAGAGAATGTAGGACGTGCCAAAATCAGAAACCTTTTTCTCAAATACGTCAATAGTGATTACCTGCTTTTTTTAGATAATGATATTAAAATTGTAAAAGAGAAATTTATAGAAAACTACATTAAGATTTTAAAAAATAAAAAAAATGATGTCGTTGTTGGTGGACACAAATATCAGGATGAAAAACCTGATAGAAAATACCGGTTACGATGGAAATACGGGCAAAACAGGGAGCAGGTTAAAGCCATTAAAAGAAATGGAAATCCTTATAGGTCTTTCATAACCAGCAATTTTTTAATCAGTAGGAACGTGTTTGATTCTGTTCAGTTTAATGAAAGCATGACAGGTTACGGACATGAAGATACGCTGTTTGGTTATGAGCTCAAGAAACATAATATTAAAATTGCTCATATAGATAACCCTGTGCAAAAAAAATATTTGGATACAAACGATGAATTCCTGCGCAAAACTAATGAAGGGCTTATCAGTCTGACTCTATTATTGAAGATAACCAAGTATGATACTGATTTAATAACAGATATTAAGTTACTTAATAAATACGATTCCTTAACTCGTTCAGGTGCAATTATGGTTTTTTCATTGTTTTTTAGTGTTTTTTCAGGTTTAATAAAAAGTTTTTTGAGTGGGGGTTGGGTAATCTCACTTTTTTTATTTGATATTTATAAGCTAGGCACATATCATCGGATTGTAAAGAGCAGGTCTGAAAGATAA
- a CDS encoding SDR family NAD(P)-dependent oxidoreductase, with translation MEKLNIVVTGVGGDIGYEIILALQNLENVHVYAYSRKPEKLHNYFSDKANITLAAIDLDELVRNPENSKDLGLPERIDVLINNAGFLNKKPFEAYAAIEIQHLVNVNFTGTMLLTQLCLPRMKTSPKAHIVNISSMGGVQGSAKFPGLAVYAASKAAIAGFTEVLAEEYKSTGIHVNCLALGAVKTKMFNEAFPGQQAPQLPNETAAYIVDFAVNQRNFFNGKIIPVATTTP, from the coding sequence ATGGAGAAATTAAACATAGTCGTTACAGGTGTAGGTGGCGATATAGGCTATGAAATTATTTTAGCGCTGCAGAATCTCGAAAATGTGCATGTTTATGCTTACAGCCGAAAACCTGAAAAACTGCATAATTATTTTAGTGATAAAGCTAATATTACGCTAGCTGCTATAGACTTAGACGAGCTGGTCCGAAATCCTGAAAATAGTAAGGATTTAGGACTACCAGAGCGCATTGATGTATTGATTAACAATGCCGGATTTTTAAACAAGAAACCTTTTGAAGCATACGCAGCGATAGAAATACAACATTTGGTGAATGTGAATTTTACCGGTACAATGTTGCTTACTCAGTTATGTTTGCCGCGCATGAAAACTTCCCCGAAAGCACATATTGTAAATATCAGTAGCATGGGGGGTGTACAGGGAAGTGCGAAATTCCCCGGGTTAGCGGTTTACGCAGCCTCGAAAGCGGCAATTGCAGGTTTTACAGAAGTGTTGGCCGAGGAGTATAAATCAACGGGAATTCATGTGAATTGCCTTGCCCTGGGCGCAGTAAAAACAAAAATGTTTAATGAAGCGTTCCCTGGTCAGCAAGCACCGCAATTGCCAAATGAAACTGCAGCATATATTGTAGATTTTGCAGTTAATCAGCGCAACTTTTTTAATGGGAAAATCATTCCAGTAGCTACCACTACGCCATGA
- a CDS encoding acyl-CoA thioesterase, translating to MYSHATQIKVRYGETDKMGVVYHSHYIEYYEVARTECMRSLGFTYRAMEESGIILPVTKVESKYKDSLYYDDDIQVKATIQEMPGVKIKFYYDVIKDEKVVNEGFTELVFYDVNKKRPCKPPQLLLDSLKPYFSKN from the coding sequence ATGTATTCGCACGCAACACAAATAAAAGTAAGATACGGAGAGACTGATAAAATGGGTGTTGTTTACCACTCACATTACATCGAATATTACGAAGTAGCACGCACAGAATGTATGCGGTCACTGGGTTTTACTTATAGAGCAATGGAGGAGAGCGGCATAATTTTACCTGTTACCAAAGTGGAATCGAAATATAAAGATTCCCTTTATTATGATGATGATATTCAGGTAAAAGCTACTATACAAGAAATGCCGGGTGTTAAAATTAAATTTTACTACGACGTTATAAAAGATGAAAAAGTAGTGAATGAAGGTTTTACGGAACTTGTATTTTACGATGTCAATAAAAAACGACCTTGCAAACCACCTCAATTACTTCTGGATAGTCTGAAACCCTATTTTTCTAAAAACTAG
- a CDS encoding SDR family oxidoreductase: MSIKNSVCIITGASSGIGRSLAFEMARRGAKLSLAARSADKLNELKNALQTQYQAEILVVPTDVSNETQCENLINKTLEAFERIDILINNAGISMRALFVDVQLKVLRQLMDVNFWGTVYCTKYALPSIIKTRGSIVGVTSIAGFHGLPARSGYSASKFAIHGFLETIRIENLKNGVHVLIAAPGFTSSNVRKSALTADGTPQGESPRNEARMMTSEQVARKIANGIRFRRRNIILSLKGKISVLFQRVLPIMLDRLFYNAMAKEPDSPIKNK, translated from the coding sequence ATGTCAATAAAAAACAGTGTTTGTATTATTACCGGTGCATCTTCGGGCATAGGACGGTCGTTGGCCTTTGAAATGGCTCGTAGAGGAGCAAAATTGAGTTTGGCAGCCCGATCGGCCGACAAACTCAATGAACTTAAAAATGCGTTGCAAACCCAATATCAAGCAGAGATATTAGTGGTACCAACAGATGTAAGCAATGAAACGCAATGCGAAAACTTAATTAATAAAACCCTGGAAGCTTTTGAGCGCATCGATATCTTAATAAACAATGCCGGCATTAGTATGCGGGCACTCTTTGTTGATGTGCAGCTTAAGGTGTTAAGGCAGCTTATGGATGTAAATTTTTGGGGGACGGTTTATTGTACCAAATATGCTTTACCTTCCATTATTAAGACCCGTGGTAGTATCGTAGGGGTAACTTCTATTGCAGGTTTTCATGGTTTGCCGGCACGGTCCGGATATTCAGCATCCAAATTTGCCATACATGGTTTTCTGGAAACTATTCGTATTGAGAATTTAAAGAATGGAGTGCATGTGCTTATTGCCGCTCCCGGTTTTACGAGTTCCAATGTGCGCAAATCGGCGCTTACTGCTGATGGTACACCACAGGGCGAAAGCCCGCGTAACGAGGCCCGCATGATGACCTCTGAGCAGGTAGCCCGGAAAATTGCCAATGGGATACGATTCAGACGCCGGAATATTATTTTATCGCTGAAAGGAAAAATATCGGTACTTTTTCAACGTGTATTGCCCATTATGCTCGACCGGCTGTTTTATAATGCTATGGCCAAAGAACCTGATTCACCAATTAAAAATAAATAA
- a CDS encoding MmcQ/YjbR family DNA-binding protein — MNSEEIRNYCIAKKHTTESFPFDEYSLVFKVAGKMFALLDLEAELRMNLKCDPEYALQLREKYASIQPGYHMNNKHWNTIYFDGTLSRELFFKLVDHSYNLVVSKLPKNRRIACGL; from the coding sequence ATGAATTCTGAAGAAATCCGAAACTATTGTATTGCTAAAAAACATACAACAGAGAGTTTTCCTTTCGATGAATACTCGCTGGTTTTTAAGGTAGCCGGTAAAATGTTTGCATTGCTGGATCTTGAAGCTGAATTGAGGATGAATTTAAAATGTGATCCTGAGTATGCACTTCAGTTGCGCGAAAAATATGCATCCATTCAGCCCGGATATCATATGAATAATAAGCACTGGAACACCATTTATTTTGATGGAACACTGTCGCGCGAGTTGTTTTTTAAATTGGTAGATCATTCTTATAATCTTGTGGTTAGTAAATTGCCTAAAAACAGACGAATAGCATGCGGCCTTTAA
- a CDS encoding acyltransferase, translating into MINYSYRFSDYLAPDFSFEKAAMQLFHYQYTKNPVYQKYVNDLGIDQKRIRTTSDIPFLPVEVFKEKAVKTSKETEIIFTSSGTTGFQTSRHYVHDLNLYEQSFMKCFELFYGPVDNYCVLALLPGYLERQGSSLIYMADYFIKQSKYKQSGFYLYEHDDLEKVLKHNEQQNIPTLLLGVTFALLDFAETNQLNLKNTIVMETGGMKGRRKEIIREEVHEILKSGFGVQKIHSEYGMTELLSQAYSQGEGLYSTPPWMKVFVYDFYNPLNTETVGKGGINIIDLANAHSCPFIQTRDIGELFPDGTFQVLGRFDQSDIRGCNLMVI; encoded by the coding sequence ATGATTAATTACAGCTATAGGTTTTCTGATTATCTGGCTCCTGATTTTAGTTTTGAAAAAGCTGCCATGCAATTATTTCATTATCAATATACCAAAAACCCAGTATATCAAAAGTATGTAAATGATCTGGGTATAGACCAAAAGCGCATACGTACCACTTCTGATATTCCATTTTTGCCTGTAGAAGTTTTTAAAGAAAAGGCGGTTAAAACATCAAAGGAGACGGAGATCATATTCACTTCCAGCGGCACTACCGGATTTCAGACTTCTCGGCATTATGTGCATGATTTAAATCTTTATGAGCAAAGTTTCATGAAATGTTTTGAGCTTTTTTACGGGCCGGTGGACAACTATTGTGTGCTTGCATTATTGCCGGGCTACCTGGAACGCCAGGGGTCATCGCTCATATACATGGCTGATTATTTTATAAAACAAAGCAAATACAAACAAAGTGGATTTTACCTGTACGAACATGATGACCTCGAAAAGGTATTAAAGCACAATGAGCAACAAAATATTCCAACCCTGCTGCTTGGGGTCACCTTTGCACTGCTGGATTTTGCCGAAACGAATCAGCTCAACTTAAAAAATACCATAGTAATGGAAACTGGTGGAATGAAAGGGCGCCGAAAAGAAATCATCAGAGAAGAAGTACATGAGATATTAAAAAGCGGATTTGGAGTGCAAAAAATTCACTCAGAATATGGCATGACAGAACTATTATCACAAGCCTACAGTCAGGGTGAAGGGCTCTATTCTACACCTCCATGGATGAAAGTTTTTGTCTACGATTTTTATAACCCACTGAATACTGAAACAGTTGGAAAAGGAGGAATCAACATCATTGATCTTGCCAACGCCCATTCCTGCCCTTTTATTCAGACCCGTGATATTGGAGAACTTTTTCCAGATGGTACTTTTCAGGTGCTGGGCCGGTTCGATCAAAGCGATATCCGGGGATGCAACCTGATGGTGATTTAA
- the pepF gene encoding oligoendopeptidase F, translated as MRIIFLCMIVFMQSHIVFADNDISGKESPEKNVTNTSWNLSDIYANWDQWNADLTEVKQLMEDIKTYQGRLNTNPKVFIELMQKEEQLSKKFGRVFRYPYFMRQLNSLDQETSAKMQEIRAMYAEYATATSWISPEILDIPRGTMEKWIETHAELEPYAFNLMNSYRLQEHVLTADKEKLMSHFSRPMGTASSVYDELYVSDIQFPEITLSTGKKVKLSHANYTKLLETLSSQEDRKLVFESYYKIYKDHENTYAAIYKGICEKDNAYAKARGYKGTLEAKLEGNNIPTAVYESLIKTAYDNVGPLHKYMELRKQVMELDELHTYDLSTKFTDYNREYDFTEAVGMVKEAVKPLGEDYLAYLNEATKGGWIDVYEKPNKTSGAFSANVYGVHPYILLNWNKSLNHVFTLAHELGHSMHSIYSNNNQPYATHSYTIFVAEVASTFNEHLLLDNLIEQAEKPEERIALLQQAIENIWGTFYIQSLYADYEYQVHKRVENGQPVTAGVLNKIMGDLYNHYYGEAVTPDELTSVKWSRVPHFYGMPYYVYQYATSFSASSELFSRYKNGSKKEQQTTIEKYKTLLKSGGNDFPVNQLKKAGVDLTSTKPFEAVVAQMDYYVNELEKELKKL; from the coding sequence ATGAGAATTATTTTTTTGTGCATGATTGTATTCATGCAAAGTCACATTGTTTTTGCTGATAATGATATTTCCGGCAAAGAAAGTCCTGAAAAAAATGTTACAAACACTTCCTGGAACCTTTCGGATATTTATGCCAACTGGGATCAATGGAATGCCGATCTCACTGAGGTAAAGCAATTGATGGAGGATATTAAAACGTATCAGGGGCGATTGAATACTAACCCTAAAGTTTTTATTGAGTTAATGCAAAAGGAAGAGCAGCTTAGTAAGAAATTTGGCCGGGTATTTCGCTATCCATATTTTATGCGCCAGCTGAACAGTCTCGATCAGGAAACATCTGCAAAAATGCAGGAAATAAGAGCTATGTATGCTGAATATGCCACTGCTACAAGCTGGATTTCGCCCGAAATACTTGATATTCCCAGGGGTACAATGGAAAAATGGATTGAAACACATGCGGAACTCGAACCTTATGCTTTTAACCTGATGAATAGTTACCGGTTGCAGGAACATGTCTTGACAGCCGATAAAGAGAAGCTTATGAGTCATTTTTCGCGTCCGATGGGTACAGCTTCCAGTGTTTATGATGAATTGTATGTTTCTGATATTCAGTTCCCTGAAATTACATTGTCAACCGGGAAGAAAGTAAAACTTTCACATGCCAACTACACAAAACTTCTGGAAACATTGTCTTCACAGGAAGATCGCAAGCTGGTATTTGAATCGTATTATAAAATTTACAAAGATCATGAAAATACCTATGCAGCAATTTATAAAGGTATTTGTGAAAAAGATAATGCTTATGCCAAAGCAAGAGGTTATAAAGGTACGTTGGAAGCCAAACTGGAGGGGAATAATATCCCCACTGCGGTTTATGAATCTTTGATTAAAACCGCCTATGACAACGTTGGGCCCTTACATAAATACATGGAGCTCCGCAAACAGGTTATGGAGCTTGATGAGCTGCACACCTATGATTTAAGTACAAAATTTACAGATTATAATCGTGAATATGATTTTACTGAAGCTGTTGGTATGGTAAAAGAGGCGGTTAAGCCGCTTGGAGAAGATTATCTTGCATATTTAAATGAAGCTACAAAAGGCGGCTGGATTGATGTTTATGAAAAACCTAATAAAACCTCCGGTGCTTTTTCTGCAAATGTATACGGAGTGCACCCCTACATTCTTTTAAACTGGAACAAAAGTCTAAACCATGTTTTTACACTTGCGCATGAATTAGGGCATTCTATGCATTCTATCTATTCCAATAATAATCAACCTTATGCTACGCATAGCTATACCATTTTTGTTGCTGAGGTGGCGTCTACATTTAATGAGCATTTATTACTTGATAATTTAATTGAACAAGCTGAAAAGCCTGAAGAACGCATTGCTTTACTTCAACAGGCCATTGAAAATATCTGGGGGACTTTTTATATTCAGTCGCTTTATGCCGATTATGAGTATCAGGTGCACAAACGCGTAGAAAACGGTCAGCCAGTTACTGCTGGTGTACTCAATAAAATTATGGGCGACCTCTATAATCACTACTATGGTGAAGCTGTTACGCCTGATGAATTAACAAGCGTAAAATGGAGTCGCGTCCCTCATTTTTACGGTATGCCTTATTACGTTTATCAATATGCTACCTCATTTTCAGCTTCGTCTGAGTTATTTTCACGATATAAAAATGGTAGTAAAAAAGAGCAGCAAACGACCATCGAAAAATATAAGACTCTGCTCAAATCAGGTGGCAACGATTTTCCTGTAAATCAGCTTAAAAAAGCCGGGGTCGATCTTACATCAACAAAACCCTTCGAGGCCGTAGTTGCTCAAATGGATTACTATGTAAATGAGTTGGAAAAAGAACTTAAAAAGCTTTAA
- a CDS encoding dipeptidase — MKKTYIVIIVLLISTLGCNQETFQEKVKRIHTKALTLDSHTDTPLRFTRDDFSIAEKHDAQKTYSRVDLPRMNEGGLDAMFIAAFISQRARTPEGHEKANKETHRIIDSIYSQVSKNKDKVTIGTTPQDAYGNEEKGKHTFFIGIENGYALGKDIDEIQHFYNRGVRYITLSHTKNNDICDSSTDSVEHNGLTDFGKSVVKKMNELGVIVDVSHISDKSFYDVIELTKAPIIASHSNARAVCDNPRNLTDDMLQKVAKNGGVVQVCLLSDYVKPPVAQPKRDSAFKALRKKWRGYNDLTDEERAQAVREWHATQRDYPQKLATVSDLVDHIDHIVKVAGIDHVGIGSDFDGGGGLKDCFDVSEMQNITKELLKRGYSEQEIIKIWGGNFMRVFNEVEQNKIKA; from the coding sequence ATGAAAAAAACCTATATCGTTATAATTGTACTATTAATCAGCACATTGGGCTGCAATCAGGAAACCTTTCAGGAAAAGGTAAAACGAATTCACACCAAAGCATTAACCCTTGATTCACATACTGACACACCCTTGCGGTTTACACGTGATGACTTTAGCATTGCTGAAAAACACGATGCACAAAAAACTTACTCCCGCGTAGATTTACCGCGGATGAATGAAGGAGGTCTGGATGCCATGTTTATTGCTGCTTTTATTAGTCAACGGGCAAGAACACCTGAAGGACATGAAAAAGCAAACAAAGAGACCCATAGAATTATTGATTCGATATATTCGCAAGTTTCTAAAAATAAGGATAAAGTTACTATTGGTACAACACCGCAAGATGCTTACGGAAATGAAGAAAAAGGCAAGCACACATTTTTTATAGGTATTGAAAATGGCTATGCCTTAGGCAAAGATATAGATGAAATACAACATTTCTATAATCGCGGTGTACGCTATATAACCCTCTCCCACACGAAAAATAACGATATTTGCGACAGCTCTACCGACTCAGTGGAACATAACGGGCTCACTGATTTTGGTAAAAGTGTAGTCAAAAAGATGAATGAACTGGGAGTAATAGTTGACGTTTCGCACATCTCTGATAAAAGCTTTTATGATGTAATAGAACTTACAAAAGCCCCGATTATAGCATCGCACTCCAATGCCCGCGCTGTTTGCGACAATCCTCGTAATTTAACAGACGACATGCTGCAAAAGGTGGCTAAAAATGGCGGCGTTGTGCAGGTTTGTTTGCTAAGCGACTATGTAAAACCACCTGTAGCACAACCCAAAAGAGACAGTGCTTTTAAAGCACTCAGAAAAAAATGGCGGGGTTACAACGATTTAACAGATGAAGAACGAGCGCAGGCAGTAAGAGAATGGCACGCCACACAAAGAGATTATCCGCAAAAACTTGCAACAGTCTCCGACCTTGTAGATCATATCGACCATATTGTGAAAGTGGCCGGGATTGATCATGTTGGAATAGGCAGCGACTTTGACGGAGGTGGCGGTTTAAAAGATTGTTTCGATGTCAGCGAAATGCAAAACATTACAAAAGAATTATTAAAGCGCGGCTACTCTGAGCAGGAAATTATTAAAATATGGGGTGGCAATTTTATGCGGGTATTCAATGAAGTGGAGCAAAATAAAATAAAAGCCTGA
- a CDS encoding MATE family efflux transporter, translated as MRKKQTEQLEHMPVGKLILRYYWPAFVGVIANSLYNIIDRIFIGQGVGAAALSGITAVFPVMIIIMAFGMLIGMGGSVKLSIFLGEKKYDKAEKVLGNVVLLIFIVSFFVAGLGFIIKQPMLELFGATQTTMSYANDYLNIILFGIIFQMMGFSLNSLIRSEGNARLAMISMLLAAGINIPLDWLFIIKFGWGVKGAAWATIISMSVLSLWVLIHFRSKRSVVPLKWHRIKYDHFIVKSMVAIGLAPFFMQVANSFVQGIYNSQLIKYGGDLAVGAFGIIMSVVILIIMSIIALNMASQPIIGYNYGARNISRVRQTLRFGMIAATVLSVISWALLELFPEPIVRLFNNESKQLQEYGIQGLRIFVIMLPLVGFQIVISNYFQSVGKAKVAAFLSLLRQVIVLSPLLFIFPNIWGLKGIWMASPTADTIAAIIAGTMMIREWKKNLAPRKDSVLKSKNTKAQAATQ; from the coding sequence GTGAGAAAAAAGCAAACCGAACAACTTGAACATATGCCCGTAGGAAAACTAATCCTACGGTATTACTGGCCAGCTTTTGTGGGCGTTATTGCCAATTCCCTTTACAACATCATCGATAGGATTTTCATTGGTCAGGGTGTTGGTGCTGCAGCACTCAGTGGTATTACCGCTGTTTTCCCTGTAATGATTATCATCATGGCTTTCGGGATGCTAATAGGTATGGGTGGAAGCGTTAAGCTCTCTATATTTTTAGGTGAAAAAAAATACGATAAAGCCGAAAAAGTGCTTGGCAATGTCGTTTTATTAATCTTCATCGTATCATTTTTTGTTGCCGGACTCGGCTTTATAATAAAGCAACCAATGCTTGAGCTTTTCGGAGCAACTCAAACCACCATGAGTTATGCTAATGATTATCTCAACATTATTCTTTTTGGCATTATATTTCAGATGATGGGTTTTTCGCTCAACAGCTTAATCCGTTCAGAAGGTAATGCGAGGCTGGCCATGATTAGCATGTTACTTGCAGCCGGAATCAACATCCCGCTTGACTGGCTCTTTATTATAAAATTCGGTTGGGGTGTAAAAGGAGCAGCATGGGCCACCATTATTTCAATGAGTGTTTTATCGCTCTGGGTGCTGATCCATTTCCGGAGTAAACGCTCAGTGGTACCACTCAAATGGCACCGTATAAAATACGATCATTTTATTGTAAAAAGCATGGTAGCAATAGGCCTCGCGCCATTTTTCATGCAAGTTGCAAATAGTTTTGTACAGGGAATATATAACTCACAGCTTATAAAATATGGCGGAGACCTTGCAGTTGGAGCATTTGGTATTATTATGAGCGTGGTGATTTTAATTATAATGAGCATAATAGCACTCAACATGGCCTCACAACCTATTATTGGTTATAATTATGGTGCTCGAAACATCAGTAGAGTGCGACAAACACTTCGCTTTGGAATGATTGCAGCCACGGTTTTAAGTGTAATCAGTTGGGCCTTACTTGAGTTATTTCCAGAGCCCATTGTGCGACTGTTTAATAACGAAAGTAAGCAGTTACAGGAATATGGCATTCAAGGCTTAAGGATTTTTGTAATTATGCTACCCCTGGTAGGCTTTCAGATTGTAATCAGCAACTATTTCCAGTCTGTGGGAAAAGCAAAAGTAGCTGCTTTCCTGAGCCTGTTGAGGCAAGTCATAGTTTTGTCACCTTTGCTTTTTATTTTCCCAAATATATGGGGACTTAAAGGTATTTGGATGGCATCTCCCACCGCTGATACTATTGCTGCCATAATAGCGGGTACCATGATGATCAGGGAGTGGAAGAAAAACCTTGCACCAAGAAAAGACTCTGTGCTGAAATCAAAAAACACAAAAGCACAGGCTGCCACACAGTAA
- a CDS encoding MotA/TolQ/ExbB proton channel family protein, protein MTGIFLQVNQVADTAQNAAQAGKGELTLSFFDLAMKGGIIMIPIVVLLILSIYIFFERYFALKDASKEDPTFMNRIKDYIHDGKIDAAHSLCQSTNTITARMLETGISRIGRPLNDINTAIENIANLETARLEKGLPTLATTAGGAPMIGFLGTVMGMIKAFYDMANAGNNIDITLLSNGIYTAMVTTVAGLIVGILAYFAYNILVARVEKVIFRLEARTTEFMDLLNEPAN, encoded by the coding sequence ATGACGGGAATATTCTTACAGGTAAACCAGGTAGCCGATACGGCTCAAAATGCAGCACAAGCTGGAAAAGGAGAGTTAACACTTTCGTTTTTTGATTTAGCCATGAAAGGTGGCATCATCATGATTCCAATTGTGGTCTTGCTCATACTATCAATTTACATCTTTTTCGAGCGCTATTTCGCTTTAAAAGATGCCTCGAAAGAAGATCCCACATTCATGAACCGCATCAAAGACTATATTCACGATGGCAAAATCGATGCTGCACACAGTCTTTGCCAGTCGACCAACACCATTACAGCCAGAATGCTTGAAACAGGCATTAGCAGAATTGGTCGTCCACTAAATGATATTAATACGGCTATAGAAAACATTGCCAATCTTGAAACAGCCAGACTTGAAAAAGGACTCCCTACGCTTGCTACCACTGCAGGTGGAGCCCCGATGATTGGTTTTCTGGGCACAGTAATGGGTATGATTAAAGCTTTTTATGACATGGCCAATGCAGGAAACAATATTGATATTACATTACTATCAAACGGAATCTACACAGCAATGGTAACCACTGTGGCAGGTCTTATTGTTGGTATTCTTGCATATTTTGCCTACAATATCCTGGTAGCTCGCGTAGAAAAAGTAATTTTCAGGCTCGAAGCCCGTACCACTGAGTTTATGGATCTTTTAAATGAACCGGCAAACTAA
- a CDS encoding ExbD/TolR family protein, translating to MAIKRRSKINASFSMSSMTDIVFLLLIFFMVTSTLISPNALKLLLPQSKNQTRANKPLVSVSITHDLRYAVGTQQVPFSMLERKLKQELGPADAFEQPPTISLHADKRVPVDNVVKVMNIAKRNKYKLILATTGQ from the coding sequence ATGGCTATAAAGCGAAGAAGTAAAATAAATGCCAGTTTCAGCATGTCGTCAATGACCGACATTGTTTTCCTGCTGCTGATATTCTTCATGGTAACAAGTACACTTATATCTCCCAACGCTTTAAAGTTGCTGTTGCCACAAAGCAAAAACCAAACCCGTGCCAACAAACCCCTTGTATCGGTAAGCATTACACATGACCTTCGATATGCTGTTGGTACACAGCAGGTACCTTTTAGCATGCTGGAACGTAAACTAAAACAGGAACTGGGCCCGGCAGATGCCTTTGAACAACCACCAACAATTTCATTGCATGCCGATAAACGCGTACCTGTAGACAATGTGGTGAAAGTTATGAACATTGCCAAAAGAAATAAGTATAAACTAATACTGGCAACAACAGGACAATAA